Proteins encoded together in one candidate division WOR-3 bacterium window:
- a CDS encoding RidA family protein: protein MKQAVVSEQAPKPVGPYSQAVIVGSLVWCSGQIGIDPNTGTLVEGLEQQTEQIFNNLKAVLEKAGSGLERVVKTTVFITSMDNFARVNEVYARFFKEPFPARSTVEVGALPKGALVEIEVIAERG, encoded by the coding sequence ATGAAGCAAGCGGTTGTCAGTGAGCAGGCACCAAAGCCGGTCGGTCCTTACAGTCAGGCGGTTATTGTGGGTTCTCTGGTTTGGTGTTCCGGGCAGATTGGTATCGACCCAAACACGGGGACACTGGTTGAAGGGCTGGAGCAGCAGACCGAGCAGATTTTTAACAACCTGAAAGCGGTGCTGGAAAAGGCGGGCAGTGGTTTGGAGCGGGTTGTTAAGACAACGGTCTTTATCACCAGTATGGACAACTTCGCAAGGGTGAATGAAGTTTACGCTCGTTTTTTCAAGGAGCCATTTCCCGCCAGGTCAACGGTTGAGGTTGGGGCATTACCCAAAGGTGCGTTGGTTGAAATTGAGGTAATTGCTGAACGCGGGTAG
- the glnA gene encoding type I glutamate--ammonia ligase: MKKIKDFVGEKQAKFFDLKYCDLWGRLRHITLPIERFKEITESGVGFDSSSVAGFGKVEGSDMILKPDLNTAFVEPFAQETTVSCFGEIYEAGTGERYGNDPRFILEKAVALVKDVVDCDEVMVRPEFEFYLFNSAEFWTDDSSAVYRIETDELRHDDQTGLALFKGSAYEVAPPFDRSSDFRSELAGLMASCGIDVKYHHHEGGRFSQVEVEPVFMPAFRAGDGVILTKYLVRNLAFRQGKSATFMPKPIYNEPGSGMHIHLYLSRAGVSLFGDSKSSTGLSQLALYFIGGIIEHLRSLCALTNASTNSYRRLIPGYEAPTEAFFGVANRTAAIRIPGYIRGTRKMAIEFRVPDATANPYLALAAVLLAGLDGVRKKIDPGLPISGRAGGKGIRSRGKPVPSSLAEALKELEQDNRYLVEDGVFREETIEKWIDLKMREVEAIGRRPHPWEFNLYYGC; the protein is encoded by the coding sequence ATGAAAAAAATTAAAGATTTTGTTGGCGAAAAGCAGGCTAAGTTCTTTGATTTGAAGTATTGCGACCTTTGGGGGCGTTTGCGTCATATCACCTTGCCAATAGAGCGGTTTAAGGAGATTACGGAGAGCGGGGTCGGGTTTGACAGTTCTTCGGTTGCTGGATTCGGGAAGGTTGAGGGGAGCGATATGATTTTAAAGCCGGATTTGAATACGGCTTTTGTTGAGCCATTTGCCCAGGAGACAACCGTTTCCTGTTTTGGCGAAATTTATGAAGCCGGGACCGGCGAGCGCTATGGTAATGACCCACGGTTTATTCTTGAAAAGGCGGTGGCATTAGTTAAGGATGTGGTGGATTGCGATGAGGTAATGGTGCGGCCCGAGTTTGAGTTTTATCTATTCAATTCGGCAGAGTTCTGGACCGACGACAGTTCGGCCGTTTACAGGATTGAGACCGATGAGTTGAGGCACGATGACCAGACGGGATTGGCGCTTTTTAAAGGTAGCGCTTATGAGGTAGCACCGCCTTTTGACCGGAGTAGTGATTTTCGTTCGGAACTTGCCGGTCTGATGGCAAGTTGTGGTATCGATGTTAAGTATCACCATCATGAGGGTGGTAGGTTTTCGCAGGTTGAAGTGGAGCCGGTTTTTATGCCGGCGTTTAGAGCCGGGGACGGGGTGATATTGACCAAGTATTTAGTGCGCAATCTGGCATTCCGGCAGGGAAAGAGCGCAACATTTATGCCCAAGCCAATCTACAATGAACCGGGTTCCGGAATGCATATACATCTTTATCTTTCGCGTGCCGGGGTTTCACTTTTTGGTGATAGCAAAAGCTCAACCGGACTGTCACAACTGGCGCTTTATTTTATCGGCGGGATAATTGAACATCTCAGGTCGCTTTGTGCGCTGACGAATGCAAGCACCAACTCTTATCGCAGGTTAATTCCGGGTTATGAAGCACCGACCGAGGCGTTTTTCGGCGTTGCAAATCGGACCGCGGCAATTCGGATTCCCGGGTACATAAGAGGGACAAGGAAAATGGCGATTGAGTTCCGGGTACCGGATGCGACTGCCAATCCCTATCTGGCACTGGCAGCGGTTTTGCTTGCCGGTTTGGATGGCGTAAGAAAGAAGATAGACCCCGGTTTGCCAATTTCGGGACGAGCTGGAGGAAAGGGAATTCGTTCCCGGGGCAAGCCGGTTCCAAGTTCGCTGGCAGAGGCTCTGAAGGAGTTGGAGCAGGATAATCGTTATTTAGTTGAGGATGGGGTGTTTAGGGAGGAAACGATTGAGAAGTGGATTGATTTGAAGATGCGGGAGGTTGAGGCGATAGGAAGAAGACCCCATCCCTGGGAGTTTAATCTTTATTACGGTTGTTGA
- a CDS encoding DMT family transporter, producing MPLKIPYFGELLALLSALLWGFAVILFKKSGESRHPISLNIFKNLLATIILIPTIALFGEPFFPRLPMNHYARFILSGILGMAIGDTLFFASLNRIGASFSSIVSYMYSPALILLSLLFLKETLSLVQLSGVFLILAALIATTRIEMPNNISRTRLLSGIVLGVLSTFCTAIGVIIIKPLLATTSILWVTMFRLFAALFGLLVITLFLPERKVLISAVFTPKAIGYPVLGTILGTYLALTVWLAGMKFTQVSIAAPLNQLSNIFTFILAVLLLKEPITPRKVVAIFIAFLGALLVVFG from the coding sequence GTGCCCTTGAAAATTCCTTATTTCGGCGAATTACTTGCACTTCTCAGCGCCCTGCTATGGGGATTTGCCGTTATCTTGTTCAAAAAGAGCGGGGAAAGCCGGCATCCCATTAGCCTCAACATTTTTAAAAACCTTCTTGCCACTATCATACTCATTCCTACCATCGCCCTTTTCGGCGAGCCCTTTTTCCCCCGTTTACCCATGAACCATTATGCCCGTTTCATCTTGAGCGGCATACTCGGTATGGCAATCGGTGACACATTATTTTTTGCCAGTCTCAACCGAATTGGCGCCAGCTTCTCCTCAATTGTTAGTTATATGTACAGCCCGGCACTAATCCTGCTATCTCTCCTCTTTCTGAAAGAAACCTTATCTTTGGTCCAGTTATCTGGTGTCTTTCTAATCCTTGCCGCACTCATAGCCACCACCCGCATCGAAATGCCTAATAACATCTCCCGGACCCGTCTGCTATCTGGTATCGTACTTGGAGTCCTCTCGACCTTTTGCACCGCCATTGGTGTCATCATCATCAAACCGCTTCTTGCCACAACTTCAATACTATGGGTAACCATGTTTCGCCTCTTTGCTGCCCTATTTGGCCTTCTCGTTATTACCCTGTTTCTTCCTGAACGCAAAGTCTTGATTTCTGCTGTCTTCACCCCCAAAGCGATTGGCTACCCCGTTTTGGGCACCATCCTAGGCACCTACCTTGCCTTAACAGTCTGGCTCGCTGGTATGAAATTTACCCAAGTATCGATAGCGGCTCCCTTAAACCAGCTCAGCAACATCTTCACTTTCATTCTTGCTGTCCTACTCCTCAAAGAACCTATCACCCCAAGAAAAGTTGTCGCCATTTTTATCGCCTTTCTCGGAGCACTCCTTGTGGTATTCGGGTAA
- a CDS encoding SIMPL domain-containing protein (The SIMPL domain is named for its presence in mouse protein SIMPL (signalling molecule that associates with mouse pelle-like kinase). Bacterial member BP26, from Brucella, was shown to assemble into a channel-like structure, while YggE from E. coli has been associated with resistance to oxidative stress.) yields MKTKDIFIISIALVICALILGIFFYAGRRAEKTIKVTGYASKSFESDIVKWTLTVASQSSLNDVASGYLNLKRQVIRLLEELSKKGIEPKGATVQPPSLSSIWEGDRQIGYTIRQSLFIISKDVNRVESLASNPDFIYEKGIVLENSYLEYNYTKIDELKKELLAAATKDAINRAQEIARSAGAQIGKITSARQGVFQITEPYSTEVSDYGIYSTATKNKDIRVTVTVTFAVK; encoded by the coding sequence ATGAAAACAAAAGATATTTTTATTATCAGTATCGCGCTGGTGATTTGTGCCCTTATCCTCGGCATCTTCTTTTATGCTGGCAGAAGAGCTGAAAAGACAATAAAGGTAACCGGTTACGCCAGCAAAAGTTTCGAATCGGACATTGTTAAATGGACCCTAACCGTTGCCAGTCAATCATCGCTCAACGATGTCGCCAGTGGTTATCTCAACCTTAAGAGACAGGTTATCAGGTTGCTGGAAGAGTTAAGTAAAAAGGGCATTGAGCCGAAAGGAGCCACAGTTCAACCCCCATCGCTCAGTTCCATCTGGGAAGGTGACAGACAGATTGGCTACACGATTCGCCAGTCGCTTTTTATTATTAGCAAAGATGTTAACCGTGTAGAAAGTCTAGCAAGTAATCCGGACTTTATTTACGAAAAGGGCATCGTTTTGGAAAACTCCTACCTTGAATACAACTACACTAAAATTGATGAGTTGAAAAAAGAACTTCTTGCCGCTGCGACCAAAGACGCCATTAACCGGGCACAGGAGATTGCTCGCAGTGCGGGCGCACAAATCGGTAAAATTACATCGGCACGCCAAGGTGTTTTTCAAATTACCGAGCCCTACTCAACCGAAGTTTCGGACTACGGCATATACAGCACGGCGACAAAAAACAAAGATATTAGAGTAACCGTAACTGTTACCTTCGCCGTAAAATAA
- a CDS encoding HEAT repeat domain-containing protein, with amino-acid sequence MRWLFGKREPGAKLLSLLSLWHIFETVDLNRPELEDKLHDFTTRLEQEIDEAKALVNNRAATGTKEDINFIFDILLRLPAPPAKLGKLPLDPEFQWEKAEADLGSVARVARDIRIAVQKRVIAPYEKKLNQPKSPEKEALQNELRLRLQEIDQQYRNYLNKLLKLYELYNHSLNALAQTKSPEARQEIVNRLCASSPQERLIALKTVAHGDWELKNLKQILNFHLARVKLSEDEAEQKAAVKALEKLIQNLNDARQLKEDVEPRLAEEGLTSLQAQALIRLAEIAPEMAQERFAELFRSGDEPEELKVAALRAIGESLLPRSPEPAIELLLIALDDLDVTTRVRAALTLSHLPERTPPELRTRAQERLIFALRDGDREVREAAAKALNYKTYPLASERLAQFLLNETNPNGREFAARALGTNFPAQLETTQALVKALSDEDAAVRKAAADALATQGAVPSEPEIRLQFLLARQEWQSLINAGKSALNCLIPRLRDQREEIRLAVVKTLGKIGAPEAVKELCIALSDSSREVRKAAANALSAIGDPKAIPALKTAITREGFAEVRAEMERAIHRLS; translated from the coding sequence ATGAGATGGCTTTTTGGCAAGAGGGAGCCCGGTGCAAAACTACTCAGCCTATTGTCTTTATGGCACATTTTCGAGACCGTTGACCTGAACAGACCCGAACTTGAAGACAAACTTCACGACTTTACAACGCGACTTGAACAAGAAATAGATGAGGCAAAGGCATTGGTTAACAACCGGGCTGCAACCGGAACTAAAGAGGATATCAACTTCATCTTTGACATCCTTTTACGGCTACCCGCACCCCCAGCAAAATTAGGCAAACTGCCTTTAGACCCTGAATTTCAATGGGAAAAGGCTGAAGCGGATTTAGGCTCTGTCGCCCGGGTGGCACGCGACATCAGAATAGCGGTGCAGAAAAGAGTTATTGCACCATACGAAAAGAAACTGAACCAGCCCAAATCGCCTGAGAAAGAAGCATTGCAAAACGAACTGCGCCTACGCTTACAGGAAATAGACCAGCAATACCGCAACTACCTGAATAAGCTTTTGAAACTTTACGAACTTTATAATCACAGCCTTAATGCACTTGCTCAGACAAAGTCGCCAGAAGCCCGCCAGGAGATTGTGAACCGGCTTTGTGCCTCTTCTCCTCAGGAACGGTTGATTGCCTTGAAAACTGTTGCCCACGGCGACTGGGAATTGAAAAACCTTAAGCAGATACTAAACTTTCATCTCGCCCGGGTCAAGTTGAGTGAAGATGAAGCGGAACAGAAGGCAGCGGTAAAGGCGCTGGAGAAGTTAATCCAGAACTTAAACGATGCCCGACAACTTAAGGAAGATGTTGAACCCCGACTGGCTGAAGAAGGCTTAACCAGCCTTCAGGCACAGGCGCTCATAAGGCTGGCAGAAATTGCCCCCGAAATGGCACAGGAACGATTTGCCGAGCTTTTCCGCAGCGGCGATGAGCCGGAAGAACTTAAAGTCGCGGCACTTAGAGCGATTGGTGAATCGTTGTTGCCCCGTTCACCGGAACCGGCAATAGAATTACTCTTGATTGCGCTTGACGACCTTGATGTTACCACCCGCGTCCGTGCTGCTCTTACCTTAAGCCATCTACCTGAAAGAACCCCGCCGGAATTACGGACTCGGGCGCAAGAAAGATTGATATTTGCCCTCAGGGACGGCGACCGCGAAGTCCGGGAGGCAGCAGCAAAGGCGCTCAATTATAAAACCTACCCTCTTGCCAGCGAACGACTCGCACAGTTCCTTTTAAATGAAACTAACCCGAACGGCCGGGAGTTCGCTGCTCGTGCTCTGGGAACGAACTTTCCTGCCCAGTTAGAAACAACTCAGGCGTTGGTTAAGGCGCTTAGCGATGAAGACGCCGCAGTGCGTAAAGCAGCCGCCGACGCGCTTGCCACTCAGGGTGCTGTTCCGAGCGAACCCGAGATCCGGTTGCAGTTTCTCCTTGCCCGACAAGAGTGGCAGAGTCTAATAAATGCCGGAAAATCAGCCTTAAACTGCCTTATCCCCCGACTGCGTGACCAACGCGAAGAAATTAGACTGGCCGTAGTCAAAACATTGGGCAAAATCGGTGCTCCTGAAGCGGTCAAGGAGTTATGCATCGCCCTATCCGATTCCAGTCGCGAAGTACGTAAAGCCGCCGCCAATGCCCTTTCAGCAATTGGTGACCCGAAGGCAATTCCAGCACTTAAAACCGCCATAACGCGCGAAGGGTTCGCCGAAGTACGGGCCGAAATGGAACGGGCGATTCATCGTTTAAGTTGA
- the secA gene encoding preprotein translocase subunit SecA, with product MLQALRKLIPTKSEREVRRLRQVVANINKIYESYHNLTDADLPRKTEEFISRIKDGESLDEILPEAFALVKETCRRLTGKRWTVTNQEITWDMVPFDVQLIGGIVLHEGKVAEMKTGEGKTLVATMPLYLNALTKKGCHLVTVNDYLARRDREWMGPIFESLGLTVGYIQSGMTPEERRPQYACDITYGTNNEFGFDYLRDNMVLNYEDKVQRGHYYAIIDEVDIILVDEARTPLIISGPVGFSKQKQLQELVPLVSRLFREQDRLVDRIVAEGERLLRQGKNLEAGIKLLQALRGAPKNKNLMRVRQQEGVMRLIEQADGILRRDKRLHEIDSELFFVIDERDHSVDLTDKGRAALAPNNPNLFVLPDIASELAQWDVDPTLSPEERARRKEETYRRYAEQSDRLANIHSLLKAYALFEKDVDYVVTPDGNVVIVDEFTGRLMPGRRFSDGLHEALEAKEQVQVREETQTFGTITIQNYFRMYEKIAGMSGTAMTIAAELYNVYKLEAIEIPTNAPVRRIDYPDVVLRTKKAKYRAVVNEIVKWHKLGRPILVGTTSVQASEELDRMLRPTGIRYSILNAKNHEAESQIIARAGEPGAVTIATNMAGRGTDIKLGKGVVKGEKCYLVSGDGKCAYWEEKPGRCYEEVPCGLYVIGTERHEARRIDDQLRGRSGRQGDPGSSRFFISFEDDLLRLFGSDRLASIMDRWGGKEDEPVQSGLVTRVIANAQKRVEIRNAEIRRHLLEYDDVMNRQREVIYSLRDTILKEKDLTSVFNDIVEGFSEQMLNRFGAERHSEYWDWSGLREELLKTFLADLVISEEERGRITPEQLKEHISSIAKHRYENLKNELGQELLVEWCRRVFLATLDDAWRDHLHQLDILREGIGLQAYGQKDPLVEYKQESFRLFSETMHQFYQNALRVLFRVDPKSGEDRVQQQRRPATMQAYKPTVSTPVESGATSAATATTPVRRQTPKVGRNDPCPCGSGKKYKHCCGRVVTTEPHSKTGAKQ from the coding sequence ATGCTTCAAGCGCTCAGGAAGTTGATTCCTACCAAGAGTGAAAGGGAAGTCCGGCGTCTACGCCAAGTGGTCGCCAACATAAATAAGATTTACGAATCTTACCATAACCTCACTGATGCTGATCTACCCCGCAAAACTGAAGAATTTATCTCCCGAATTAAGGATGGTGAATCACTTGACGAAATCCTGCCGGAAGCGTTTGCCCTTGTGAAGGAAACCTGCCGTCGCCTAACGGGCAAACGCTGGACCGTAACCAATCAGGAGATTACCTGGGATATGGTGCCATTCGATGTCCAGTTAATCGGTGGCATCGTTTTACACGAAGGTAAGGTAGCAGAGATGAAAACCGGGGAAGGCAAAACTTTAGTTGCGACGATGCCGCTTTATCTAAACGCCCTGACCAAAAAAGGTTGTCATCTGGTTACGGTTAACGACTACCTCGCCCGTCGTGACCGGGAATGGATGGGCCCGATATTTGAGTCCCTGGGTTTGACCGTCGGCTATATCCAATCAGGAATGACACCAGAAGAACGCCGCCCCCAGTACGCTTGCGACATCACTTATGGAACAAACAACGAATTTGGCTTTGACTACCTGCGGGACAACATGGTCTTAAACTATGAAGACAAGGTGCAACGGGGCCACTATTACGCAATCATTGATGAAGTTGACATTATTCTGGTTGATGAGGCACGCACACCGCTCATTATTTCAGGCCCGGTCGGCTTTTCCAAACAAAAGCAGTTGCAGGAACTGGTACCGCTCGTTAGTCGCCTTTTTCGGGAACAGGACCGTCTTGTTGACCGAATTGTTGCTGAAGGTGAAAGGCTATTGCGTCAGGGGAAAAACCTGGAAGCTGGAATCAAACTATTGCAGGCGTTGCGCGGCGCACCAAAAAACAAAAATTTAATGAGGGTCCGGCAGCAGGAAGGAGTAATGCGGCTGATTGAGCAGGCAGACGGCATTCTGCGCCGGGACAAGAGGCTGCATGAAATTGACAGCGAGCTGTTCTTTGTCATTGACGAACGGGACCATTCGGTTGACCTCACTGATAAAGGCCGGGCAGCGCTGGCGCCTAATAATCCAAATCTATTTGTTTTACCCGACATCGCAAGCGAACTTGCCCAGTGGGATGTTGACCCAACACTCAGCCCGGAAGAGCGCGCTCGCCGTAAGGAGGAAACCTACCGACGCTACGCCGAACAGAGCGATCGACTGGCAAACATCCACTCCCTGCTCAAAGCTTACGCCCTGTTTGAAAAAGATGTCGATTATGTGGTAACTCCTGATGGCAATGTAGTAATTGTTGATGAGTTTACCGGCCGGTTGATGCCGGGTCGTAGATTCTCGGACGGTTTACATGAAGCACTGGAAGCCAAAGAGCAGGTCCAGGTGCGCGAAGAAACCCAGACCTTCGGCACCATCACCATTCAGAACTACTTCCGAATGTATGAAAAAATTGCCGGAATGTCCGGCACGGCAATGACCATTGCCGCTGAACTTTACAATGTGTATAAACTTGAGGCAATTGAGATCCCAACCAATGCTCCGGTACGCCGAATTGATTACCCGGATGTGGTACTACGTACGAAAAAGGCAAAATATCGGGCGGTGGTGAATGAAATTGTCAAGTGGCACAAATTAGGTCGACCAATTCTTGTTGGTACCACTTCGGTTCAGGCATCAGAGGAACTGGACCGGATGCTTCGGCCCACCGGCATCCGCTACTCAATTCTCAACGCCAAAAATCACGAAGCCGAAAGCCAGATTATTGCCCGTGCCGGTGAGCCGGGTGCTGTAACTATCGCCACCAATATGGCAGGCCGGGGTACTGACATAAAACTGGGCAAAGGTGTGGTCAAAGGTGAAAAGTGTTACCTTGTCTCGGGCGACGGCAAATGTGCTTACTGGGAAGAAAAGCCCGGCAGGTGTTATGAAGAGGTACCCTGCGGGTTGTATGTAATTGGCACCGAAAGACACGAAGCCCGGCGAATTGACGACCAGCTGCGGGGTCGGTCTGGCCGGCAAGGTGACCCGGGCTCTTCACGGTTCTTTATCTCATTCGAAGACGACCTGTTGCGTCTCTTTGGTAGTGATCGACTCGCCAGCATTATGGACCGTTGGGGCGGTAAGGAAGACGAACCGGTGCAGAGTGGTCTTGTTACCCGGGTCATCGCCAATGCCCAGAAAAGGGTGGAGATTCGTAACGCTGAAATCCGCCGGCATCTTTTAGAGTATGACGATGTGATGAACCGGCAGCGTGAAGTTATTTATAGTCTGCGAGATACAATCCTTAAAGAAAAAGATTTAACATCGGTTTTTAACGATATAGTCGAAGGTTTTAGTGAACAAATGCTCAACCGGTTTGGGGCCGAACGCCATTCCGAATACTGGGATTGGTCTGGGCTGCGCGAAGAACTGCTGAAAACCTTCCTCGCGGACCTTGTTATATCTGAAGAAGAACGCGGACGAATTACACCCGAGCAGCTCAAGGAACATATCAGTAGCATCGCTAAACACCGCTACGAAAACCTGAAAAACGAACTGGGGCAGGAGTTGCTTGTTGAGTGGTGCCGCCGGGTCTTTCTTGCAACCCTTGACGATGCCTGGCGCGACCATCTCCATCAACTGGATATCCTGCGGGAAGGCATCGGATTACAGGCGTACGGGCAAAAAGACCCCCTGGTTGAATACAAACAGGAGTCTTTCCGTCTGTTCAGTGAAACGATGCACCAATTTTATCAAAATGCATTGAGGGTACTTTTCCGGGTTGACCCGAAGAGCGGTGAGGACCGGGTACAACAACAGCGCCGGCCTGCGACGATGCAAGCCTATAAACCGACTGTATCAACACCAGTCGAAAGTGGCGCAACATCAGCCGCAACGGCAACTACCCCGGTCCGTCGCCAAACACCAAAAGTAGGAAGAAATGACCCCTGTCCTTGTGGGTCGGGGAAAAAGTACAAGCACTGCTGCGGTAGGGTTGTAACAACCGAACCGCACAGCAAAACAGGCGCTAAACAATAA